ATGCTCTTGCTGTCTGCGGCGAGCCGCTTGGATTCGGAATCGCAAGCGGGCTGGAGATCTTCTTTCGCGGAGAATCCGGCGAAATCGAACGCTCGCCGCGCCAGGCCTTTCGGAAACTTGCACGCGCCGGCGCCATTACAGGCAGCACGATTGTGTTCGATACCAGCCTGACTACGCTCCAGGACGTGTTCGATGGTCGGTTCGAAGGGCCGGCGCAGGCCTCCTGGCACAGCGTCGTCTTTAAACTACCCGCGGAAGCCTCCTGACAGGTTGCCGCTGTGTTATTGATCATCACCCTGTGTCTATGTTAACCCTCTCGCTTACACGAATGTACGTTTACCGCACCCTTCTCGCGCTCGTCCTCCTCGCTGCCAGCGCCGGCCCGTCGTTTGCACAGTCCTATATCAGCCAGGAAGCGCTCGCCACTATCCTGAACAACCAGCACGGAGTTTTGGAAGAGGCGCCGGAAGTCTATTACAACTACTTCACGCTCTATAACAGCCGCGACAACAACGTCATGGCCCGGAATACCTTCTTCAAGGTGCTGGGCGATGGCGACCTCGATGTGGGCAAAGAGCGCAGCAAGCTGATCGAATTGCTTAACCGCAAGTTGGTCGCCAACCTGTCGATCGGCGATACCCTGATCGTCCCGACGGCCTACGACCTAGACTTCCGCGCGTATTCGCCCTTTCCGCTATTCTACCCCGGGGCGCAGGAATTCGATAAACTTTTTATCATCGAAAAGACCATCCAGGCCTTTGCCGCCTACGATCACGGCAAGCTCATGCGTTGGGGCATCGTGAATACAGGCTCGGAGGAGTCTCGGACACCCAATGGCCGGTATAACTTCAACTGGAAAAGCGAGTACCGCATCTCCTCCCTGAGCCCGCCCGGCGAGGACTGGGAGATGTACTGGGTGTTCAACTTCCACGAAGCACGCGGCATCCACATCCACCAGTACCCGATGCCGTCCGGTGGCCCCACCAGCCACGGATGTGTCCGGCTCGTGGATGCCGATGCGGAGTGGATGTATAACTGGGGAGAAGGCTGGCAGACCGGCAGGGGACCCGGCTTCAGTACCGGGCAGCGAAATGTCATCAAGCCAGGGACGACGGTGCTGGTCATCGGGGAGGATCCTCCCGTCCATCCCGAGCCGTTCGCCTATGAGAAACGGTTTCCGGTGCTCAAGCGCCTGATGCTGCCGGCGCATCCCTTCGATATTCCTCCGGGCACGAATCAGCAGGAGTACTTCGACCGCGTCCGCCTCGCCAGCCTGGATCAGTGAATGCGCAGGGGAATTCGATCCGCCCGAGCGCGCTTCTGATGCGGGTCCCAGGAGAAGTAGATCAGCACCGCCTTGCCGACGACATGGTCGTCCGGCACAAATCCCCACGTCCGGCTATCGAGTGAGCTGTCGCGGTTGTCTCCCATGACAAAGTAGTAGTCTTGCTCGACTACATACGTGGCGGCCGGGCGGCCATCGATCTCGAACTGGTTCTCCCCCAACCGATGCGCATCATGGCCTTCGTACCGAGTGATGATCGCCTCGTAGACAGCCCAGTTCTCATCGGACAATACGACGGTATCGCCGGCCGCGGGGATCGGCAGCGGGCCGTAATTGTCGGGCGAAAAGGTGTGGCCACTCGGGAACGTGCGGGCGGCATGACCTCCGGAACGCACGAGGGCTTTCACCTCTCCCACCTCAGGCCACTCGGCCACCTGGCGGGCGACATCGACCGTCGCCTCGAAGTCGACCGGATCGTCGCGGCGCTGCGGTAGGGTGATTTGGACGACGCCGGCCTCGGTGAGCCGTTCGATCTGCAACACTTCACCAGCCGCCGGAAAAGCGCGCCAGCGCTGCTTCATCGCGTCCGTCATGGGCAGCGCCGTCTGGCCGGCGTAGGGAATCTTGTCGATGATCGATAAGGTATCGCCAGGCAGCCCTATGACGCGCTTGATATAATGCGTCTTGCGATCGAGCGGGGCGGACTCCGTTGGGACGTTAAACACGATGACATCACCGCGCCGCACACCCGTAAAACCGGGGATGCGCAGATAGGGCAACTCTAGGCGCTCCAGAAACAATCGGGTAAAGGGGAGACCCAGCGTCACGGGTAACCGCGCGCCATAGTGCAGTTTGGAGACCAGGACGAAGTCGCCCACCTGAAGGGTGTTCTCCATCGACTCCGAGGGGATCCGAAAGGCCTCGAACAACAGGGCGCGGATGAGCAAGGCGGCAATGAGGGCGAGGGCGACGGCCCCAACCCACTCCCACAGGATGTTGCGTCGTTCGCGCCAGGTAGCCGTATGCGCCTCCTCGATGGGAGGGTTGGCATAGGCGCCGGCAAGCGGCGCGACGGAGGTTGGATCCTGCCTGTCCAAAGCGAGCGGTTGCGCGGTCAGTGGATAATCTTGAAGAACCGCCGGAAACGCGGCAGGAAGGCGTTGGCATCCCACGAGTAATAGACGAGCAGTGCCTTCCCTACCACGTGATCCATTGGCACGAAGCCCCAGAAACGGCTGTCTTCCGAGTTGTCGCGATTATCGCCCATCACGAAGTAGTAGTTCTGCGCGAACGTATACGTGGTTGCCGGCTGCCCGTCGATCACGAACGTTCCTTCCGGCGTCACCCGAACGGCGTGGTGTTCATAGCGGCGGATCACGGGTTCATAGACTGGCCAGCTTTCAGGTGTCAGCTCCACCGTCATCCCGGCGCCAGGAATGGTTAGCGCGCCGAACTGGTCCGGCGTATATCCGCGGCCCGGGGGATACATGACGCCGCTGTAGCCGGCGTTGAGGGGGGCCAGATAAGGCTCCACGCGGTCGATATAAGGCCACGTGCGAATCTGGTCGATAGCTTGCTCCGTCGCCACGACGCGGACGAGTTGCGGGTCGATCGTGGCGGAAACGGTATCCACGCCGATGGCGCTCAGGCGAGAGGCCGAAAGATGCACCCGAGGGTCGGTTTTGTAGACATTCCACAGCCGTTGCATCCCCTCGGCGAATGCCTGGGCTTCCCCATCAATATACACGATCTTATCCCGTACCTCGATCGACTCCCCCGGCAGGCCGATCACCCGCTTGATGTAGTGCGTTTTCCGGTCGATGGGTTTATCCTCGACGGGATAGTTAAATACGACGGCGTCGCCGCGTTTTACCTCCGTAAATCCCGGAAACCGAAAGTCGGGGAATTCGACGCCCGGCATGTAGATCTGCGTAAAGGGAACGCCGAGTGTGAGCGGCGTCCGGGTGCCGTAGTGGAGTTTGGATACAAAGAGGTAATCCCCCACCAGCAGGCTTTTCTCCATCGACGGGGTCGGGATCCGGAAGAGGTCGAAGATAAACGTCCGGACGATCAACATGACAATAACGGCAAACAGTAGGGCCTCGCCCCACTCCCGGAGTTTGCCTTTCTGGGCCGGCCTGCCCGAGCCCTCGGCGTCCCGGCCGGTTTCGGCGGCGCTCCGCCCTTTATCACGTGTTTTCTGCCGATCTCGGCGGCGCTTGTCTTGCGACATGGAGGAAGTCTTCAAACTACCAGCGATTGCGGTTCGACCTGGGAAAGCCGGCGGGTGCGTGGATCAACCGCCTACTCGTCGGACCGGGTGAGTGCTTGAGGCCGGGGACGTCCAAGCGCCAGGTTGGGCGGCTTTGTCCGCTCGAGAAAATAGCGTTCTCCATCGTACCCCGCATAATACCAGCTTGATTCAATGGGATTGTAATAATAATCGACGTACGGCGCCCTCCGATCCGAGCGCAGGAACTCCTCCATGAACGACTCGCGGATGCGTAATAGTATATCGCGGTAGCGGTAATCGGAGGATACGACGAGTCCGCGTTCGAGGGGGCCGTTGACATCCATCAGGAGCAGGGGGATCGAATCGTTGAGCACGAACCAGTACTCGAACTGGATATACCGATCGCGCGCGTCTCGGGTGTCGGGGGCGCTGAAAACTTCGGTGATGGTCTGGGTGGGTGGGCCGAAGTACCCTTCGAGCCGCGCACGGAGGTCGCGGGTCAGGGTGGTGTCGATCGGGAGCAGCGATTCGGTGCCGAGATACGCCCAGAGGGTGCCGGCGTGGTGTTTCTCAAACCACTTCCGTTCAACGCGACGGATGAGGCGCCACGCGTCGATGGCGAAGGGTTCGGCAGGCGAGGTTATGCGAGCGCTGCCGCTCATCGCCACGATCCACTGCAGGAGCGTGTCCGATCTTGATGGCACGTGGAGCGGTTCGGCCGGCGCGGCGCGCATGCCGCTCGCCTCCAGATGCGCTTCGGCCTGAACGGAGAAGCGCGCCATCCGGTACATCTCGGCAAGTTCCTGCCCTCGCGCGGGGCCGGCCAGGATGGCGAAGGTGACGAGAAGGAAAAACACACGCATGGTCCTGCTGAACGATCCGGATGGCGATGAGGGTAGGTACGATACGAACGAATCGCCCGGTGCGTTTCCGGCGTCAGTCCTCGATCGCCAGCACGGCGAGGAAGGCTTCCTGAGGCACATCCACGCGGCCCACCTGTTTCATGCGTTTCTTGCCCTCCTTCTGCTTTTCGAGCAGCTTGCGCTTCCGGGAAATGTCGCCGCCGTAACACTTTGCGGTCACGTCTTTGCGCATCGCCTTCACGGTTTCGCGGGCAATAATGCGCGAGCCGATGCCGGCCTGGATGGCGACCTCGAACATCTGGCGAGGAATCAGCTCACGCAGCTTTTTGGTCAGCTTGCGGCCAATCTCGTACGCCTTGTCGCGATGGACGATCGTGGAAAGGGTATCGACCGGATCGCCGTTGATCATAACGTCCAGCTTGACGAGTTCGCTCTGCCGGTAGTCGAGCACTTCATAATCAAACGAGGCATAGCCTCGCGTGATGCTCTTCAACTTGTCGTAAAAATCGAAGATGATCTCAGCCAGCGGCAATTCATAGTGGAGGTCGACCCGCTCCGTGTCCAGATACTGGGTATTGATATAGATGCCCCGACGATCCTGGCACAACTGCATCAGGCCCCCGATGTACTCAATCGGTGTGATGATCTGAGCCTTGACATAGGGCTCGCGAAGTTCGATGAATGTGCTCGGCGCCGGCAGGTCGCTCGGGTTGTCGATCACGAGAATCGACTTGTCGAGCATCTCCGCCTCGTATTTGACGTTCGGGACCGTCGTGATAATGTCCAGCCCGAACTCCCGGTCCAGCCGCTCCTGGATGATTTCCATGTGCAGCAGCCCGAGGAAGCCGACCCGGAAGCCAAATCCCAGCGCCGACGAGCTTTCGGGTTCGTAGGTGAGCGACGCGTCGTTGAGCTGGAGCTTCTCGAGAGAAGAACGGAGGTCTTCGAATTTTTCGGACTCCGTCGGGTACAACCCGCTGAACACCATCGGCTTCGACTCCATGAAGCCCTTGATGGGCACTTCGGCCGGGTTCCGGGCGGACGTGATCGTGTCGCCGACACGCGTATCGCGGACGTCCTTCACCGACCCGATCACATACCCCACCTCGCCGGCGCGCAGCTGCTCGGTCGGCTCCATGTTCAACCGCAGGATGCCGATCTCTTCCGCGTCGTACTCCTTGTAGTTGGACATGAACCGCATCCGCTCGCGCTTCGTCAGCGTGCCTTCGAACACGCGCACGTATACGACCGCGCCGCGGTACTGGTTGAACACGGAGTCGAAGATCAGCGCCCGCAGTTGTCCGTTGGGGTCACCCTTCGGGGGCGGCACTCGGCGGACGATGGCCTCGAGGACGGCGGCCACGCCCACGCCCGTCTTGGCGCTGATGGAGAGGATTTCCTCCGCCGGCTCGCCGATCAGCTGTTCGATGGTCTGGGCGATGAGTTCCGGGCGCGCGCTGGGGAGATCGACTTTGTTCATCACCGGGATGATCTCCAGGCCCGCCTCGAGCGCGAGGTACATGTTCGAAATCGTCTGCGCCTCGATGCCCTGCGCCGCGTCCACGACCAGGATGGCGCCTTCACACGCCTTCAGCGCACGCGAGACCTCGTAGGTGAAGTCCACGTGCCCGGGAGTGTCGATCAGATTGAGGATGTACTCGTGCCCATCGTCGGCCTGGTACTTCATCCGGATCGCGTGGCTCTTGATCGTGATGCCACGCTCCCGTTCGAGATCCATGCTGTCGAGTACCTGGTTCTGTAGCTCGCGCGAGCTCAGGGTACCCGTAAGTTCGAGCAGGCGATCGGCGAGGGTGCTTTTCCCGTGATCGATGTGCGCGATGATGCAAAAATTGCGGATCCTATCTTGATACCCGGTCATTCCAGAACATCTCAAAAAAACTGCTGCAGGCGGATGCTTCCCGACGCGAGCCGTCGGGCAGGAGCATCGAGAGGGTCAAACAATGTTCATTCCTGTGATGATCCCTCCGGGCGAGCGGCCTTCTCGGGGGCCGCGAGGTCCGCGCCCTCGGAGGCGCCTGCTTCGGTAACGTCGGCGTCTTCGACGTCCGACTTTTGCTGTTCACGCATCAGTTCCTCCTGGAAGGCGCCCTGAAAAAACAGGATGCCGACCACCCCAAGCACGATGGCCATGTCGGCTACGTTCCAGATGGGGAACAGCGCCGTATATTTGCCGCCAACCAGCGGCCACGCCTCGGGCAAGTACCCCCGCCAGAGGTTGACGTGGATGAAGTCCACCACCTTGCCGGCGAACAGCGGGGCGTCGTTGAACAACATCCCGTAAAACACCCGGTCGATGATGTTGCCGAGCGCACCGCCCAGAATGCACGCAATGCTGATGCGGTACGGCTTATACAGGTTTCGGACCCGATACAGATACACCACGATCAGCCCCGTCGCGGCCATGGAAAGAAACGTTACCATGCCTCGAGGACCGAACGTAATGCCGAATGCCATCCCCGGATTTTCCGTGAACGTAAACTTCAACCAGTCCCCCACCAGCGCGATGGACTCGCCCACATACATACTGCGGAGCACCATCTGCTTGGTGATCTGATCGATGACGATGATGCTAAACGTAATCCAGAAAATGTGCATAACGAGAGAACTACCCGCGCCGGCCGGCGGGCCCGGTCAAACGGGTTACTTACGCTGTTTCAGTTTGGCTTCGATGGAAATCTCGGTGTGAGGCACCGCCTCCAACCGCTCCTTTGAAATCGGGTTGCCGGTGATCTTGCAGATCCCGTAAGTTTTGTTTTTGATCCGCTCCAACGCTCGATCCAGATAACTTACGTATTTCTGCTGCCGGGCAATCATGAGGTACAACTTTTCGCGCTCCATGGCATCCGTGCCGGCGTCGGCCATGTGGAAGCTGTACGCGGTGTCGTTCTCGGATTGCTCCCGTGCATCTTGCAATGTCGCGCGCATGCGATCGACATCGTCCATCGCGGACGCACGGCGCTGCATCAGCAGGTCCTCGAAATGCCGGAGATCCTCATCGTTGAGCGCTGATTTTGCAACGATGGGCGTATCTATTTTTTCCATATCCTCCTGACGTTGTGCTGAAACCTGTTCGTTCGCACGTCCGGCGGTAGATCGCTTCATGGTCATAACATTACCATGCATGAACGGTTGTGATGGAATTCGAAGGGCTGACCGATCACTCAAACGTGAGCAGAGCCGTCAGCAGAGCAATCCACACGCGCTCGACGTGTCAGACGCTGGATATTGATCAGCAGGCCACGCGGAAGCGGCGCGCTGGAGCCGGGCGAAGAAACGTCGCGCAGTCACCTCACGATGAGGCCACATCAGGCCATTCGGTCTACTGCGAGGGTGAGTGTCTCCTCTCCTATGGAAAACGACTCCACAAGCACCCCAGCTGGATGAAGTGCCTCTTCCAACGATGCTGCCAGTGTCTCGTTCCGAATCCAGTGCGCCTGCCGGGCGATGGCTTGCGCCAGCCGGCTGGACGCGCTGTACTGAACCTGTATGCGATCCGTCACCTCAAAATCGGCCGCTTTTCGCATATTCTGGATACGGTTCACCGATTCGCGCGCCAGGCCTTCCACCAACAGGTCCTCGGAGATCGCAGTGTCCAGCGCTACGGTCACGCCGTCCTCCTGCTCCACCAACCACCCGTCGATGCCTTCGCTGACGATTTCGATATCCTCTCCTTCGAAAGGAATGGGGCGGCCGCTAATATCGAGAGAAATAGTACCTTCTTCAAGGAATCTTGAAATTTCTTCTTCGTTAAGACTTCGAATCCGTGCTGCGGCCTCCTTCATGTCGCCTCCAAGCCGCTTGCCCAATGCCTTAAAATTGGCCTTTGCCGCCCGTTTGACGACCCGGCTGGACCCGGAGACGTACTCGATCTGCTTGACGTTGACTTCATCCAGGATGATCGCGCGGACACGCTCGACCATCGCTTCAGCCGCCGCGGGCCCGGTGACGACCATGATCCGCGGCAGCGGCTGGCGGACGTTGATGCCGGCCGCGTTGCGCAGCGCGAGCACGATCGAGGAGATCGTCTGCGCCAGCGCCATCCGCTGCTCGAGCCCCTCATCCACCGCGGTCCGCTCTACCTCCGGCAGCAGCGCGAGGTGCACGGACGCCTGCGGGGACCGCCCGGTGGCGTCGTTCAGGGCGCGGTAGAGCCAGTCCCCGAAAAACGGCGCTATGGGGCTCATCAACCTCGCGACGGCCTCGAGGCACTCGTACACGGTCTGATACGCCGCCTGCTTGTCCGCTCCGTCGCCGCTTTCACCGGCCTTAGCGCTCCAGAAACGCCGGCGCGAGCGGCGCACGTACCAGTTGGACAACGCTTCGACGAACCCTTCGATCGCGCGCGCGGCACGGGTCGGGTTGTATTCGGCATAGGCGGCATCGACGGTCGCGATCGTCGTGTTGAGCCGGCTCATCACCCACCGATCCAGCTCGGTCCGCGCCGCCACGGGAATCCGCTCGCCGGCGTATGTGAACCCGTCGATATTGGCGTACGTCGCAAAAAACGCAAATACGTTCTGAAGCGTCCCGAAGAACCGCCGCTGCGCATCGCCCAGCCCCCGCTCGGAGAACTTGAGGTCCTCCCAGGGGGGCGAATTGCTCATCATATACCAGCGTACGGGGTCCGCACCGTGTTTCGCGAGTGCGGCAAACGGATCGACGGCGTTGCCCTTCGTCTTGGACATCTTCTCGCCCTTCTCGTCGAGCAAAAGTCCGTTCACGACGACGTTTTTAAACGCCTTTTCGTCCATCACGAGGGTCGCTATCGCGTGGAGCGTATAAAACCAACCCCGTGTCTGGTCGACCCCCTCGGCGATAAAATCCGCCGGGAAGTTCTGTTCGAACTGTTCCTTGTTTTCAAACGGGTAGTGCCACTGGGCGAAGGGCATGGCGCCGGAATCGAACCAGACGTCGATGAGGTCCGGCACGCGACGCATGGTGCCGCCGTCGGGCGCCGGCCAGGTGAATCGGTCCACAAACGGGCGATGCAGGTCCAGCGCATCGTCCGCCGGCAGCTGGTCGCCGCACTTCGCGCGTAGCTCGGCCACCGAGCCGATGACCTCGATATACGTCGAACCCGGGTAGTCGGACTGCCAGATCGGCAGCGGGGTGCCCCAGTAGCGCCGCCGGCTCAGGGCCCAGTCGACATTGTTCTTCAGCCACTCGCCAAACCGCCCCTCGCCGATCTGCCGCGGTTGCCAGTTAATCTGTTCGTTGAGCTCGATCATCCGCTCTTTCACGGCCGTCGTGCGGATGAACCAGCTCTCGACCGGGTAGCTCATCAGCGGCGTGCCCTTGCGCCAGTCGTGTGGGTAGTTGTGCAGGTAGCTGTCCTGCCGGAACAGTAACCCCTGCTCTTTCAGCTGGCGATTGATGACCTTGTCGGCGTCCTTGAACCACAACCCGGCCACCAGCACGGCGCGCTCGTCGAACACGCCATCCACCGTGACGGGGTTAAACATCGGAAGGCCCTGCTTGCGGCCCACCTCGAAGTCCTCGGCGCCAAACGCTGGCGCCATGTGCACGATGCCAGTGCCATCATCCGTGGACACAAAATCCGCCTCGACGACACGCCAGGCCCGATCGGCGCCTGCCTCTCCCATGAAATAGTCAAACAGCGGCTCATACCGCCGCCCCACCAGCTCGCGGCCGGTGCACGAGGACTCCTCGACATAGCTCTCCGGCAACACGGACGCGCGGGCGCGCGCCACGATCAGGCGCTCCTGGGGCTGGTCCGCCGCGGTCTGCCGGAACGTGACGTATTCGATTTTGGGCCCCACGGCCAGGCCGGCGTTGGAGATCAGCGTCCACGGGGTGGTCGTCCACGCCAGGAAGTAGGTATCCTCGGCCCCAATCTCTTTGAAGCGGACGTAGACGCTGGGGTCCTGCACCTCCTTGTAGCCGAGGCTCACTTCGTGGGACGACAGCACGGTGGTCGATCCCGGGCTATACCACTGGATCTTATACCCCTTGTACAGCAGCCCTTTTTCGTAGATCTGCTTGAGGAGCCACCAGACGGATTCGATGTACTCGTTCTTGAAGGTGACGTAGGGATGATCCAGATCCACCCAGTACCCCATCCGGGTGGTTAGCTCATCCCATTGTGCCTTGTATTTCAGCACACTCTCGCGGCAGGCGACATTGTACTTCTCGATGCCGTACGCCTCCACCTGGTGCCGGCCCTCGAGGCCGAGGGCTTTCTCGACTTCGATCTCGACCGGCAGCCCGTGGGTGTCCCAGCCGGCTTTCCGCTCGACCCGATAGCCCTTCATCGTCTTGTAGCGACAGAACGTGTCCTTAATGGTCCGGGCGAGCACGTGGTGAATGCCCGGCCGGCCGTTTGCCGTCGGAGGGCCCTCGTAGAAGGTGAAGGTCGGCGCATCGCGCCGCGCCGCGATGCTGCGCGCAAATAGCTGCTCCCGCTCCCAAAGCGCCAACATCTCCAGCTCCAGCGCAGGCTGATCGTACTGCTTTTCCTCTTTAAACATGGGCATCAACTACCGAAATGCAAGCGCCCTTTTTGAGCGCCTTTTTGAAAAGTCGGGGTGATACGTTGGGTTCAACGCATATGTTCGATGAAAGCGTTCGATCCAGAACCCGCTTCAGGCCTCCGGACGCCATCAAAAAAGTTCTTGCCTGGCCTTTCTGCGGGGGCCTTTAGCGAGACGACTGCTAGAACATCACCTCTACGCTCCACAGCCTCCTCTGGAGCCAGGAAACCCCTTTGTTTTCGTTCCTCTGTCTACGAAGCGAATTGCCTTCCATGCCGTTACGCGTCTATCGCCCGGCGCCAGTCGTACCGACCGCGCTCCTGTGTTTCCTTGTCCTCTTTATTGCCCTCCCGGCTGCGCGCGCGCAGGAATCGACGGGTGCGTGGTCTACGGTGAATACAACGAATTCCCCCACCGAGCGCCACGAAAACGCCTTTGCCGAGGTCAATGGCAAGCTGTATTTGATCGGGGGCCGCGGAGTCAAACGGGTCCAGATTTTTAATCCAGCGACGAATGTATGGACCGATGGCGCCAATCCGCCCTTCCAGATGCATCATTTCCAGGCCGTGGTTCGGGGTGATCTCATCTACATCGTGGGCGCCTACACGGGGACGTGCTGCGATAGCGAATATGGAGTGGATCATGTCTATTACTACAACACGGCGAATAATACCTGGAACGAAAGCCACGAAGTGCCGGCTAACCGCCGCCGCGGCTCGGCCGGCGCCGTACTCCACAACGACAAGATATATCTCGTCGGCGGCATCGAAGGCGGCCACGGCTCGCCGGCCTCCGGCTACACCTGGTTCGACGAATACGACCCGGTGACGGGCCAGTGGAAGGTCCTGCCCGACGCTCCGCGCAAACGGGACCATGCCCATGCGGTCGTTTATAACAACAAGCTGTATCTCACCGGCGGCCGCGACACCAGCAACCCGAAATTCACCTCGGCGAACATCGGGGAAGTCGACATCTACAACTTCGCGACGGGCACCTGGTCCACGCTTTCGACTTCCCACAACCTGCCCACGCTGCGCGGCGGCACGACCTCCGTGCTGTACAACGGGGAGATTCTGGTGATGGGTGGCGAATCGTCGAAACAGACGCTGGCGCACGACGAAACGGAGGCGTTCGATCCGGTGGCCCAAATCTGGCGCACGCTCGCGCCGCTGAACGTCGGCCGGCACGGCACCCAGGCGGTCGTCTTCGACAACGCCGTGTTTATCGCCGCCGGCTCGGCGCAACAGGGCGGCGCGCCGGAGTTGGACTCCATCGAGCGGTTTGACAACGCATCGACGAACACGACGACCGTGGAGCTGTCCCTTCGCTCGGGATGGAACCTCATGGGGCTCCCGCTCGACCCTGTCGATCGCTCATCTGACGCCGTATTCGCGGACGTGGCGCTGAGCGATGTCCCCATGACCTGGGGTGATGCGGAGGCCTACATCGGCCACCCCGAGTTGTCGGTCGGGACGGCCTATTGGGTCCACGTGGACGGCCCGGCTCAGACGCAAAACGTCTCCGGCCAACCGATCGACGCCATCCAGATCCCGCTGGAGTCCGGCTGGAATATGATCGCGGGCCCCACATGCGACGATGTCGTCCTGCGCGGCATCAGCACGGACCCGGTCGCCTCGATCGTCACCGAGACGTTGTATGGGTGGGACGATGTGTATACGCCGGCGTATACGACGACTTTCCCGCGCGGACGACTCGACCAGGGCGTCGGGTACTGGGTGTTCGCCAACAAGGATGCGTTGCTGACGCTCGATTGTGGAACGGGCAAGATGGCCGAAGAGGCGCCGGCCGTAGCTGAAGATCTCGACGCCTTCCACCATCTCGACATCACCGATGCCGGCGGCCGGAACGGCCGGCTCTTTTTCGGAGCCGTGCTGGCTACGCACGATGCGGCAGATTCGTATCGCCTCCCGCCCCGCCCCGACGCCAGGCATTTCGACGTCCGATTCAGCACCAACAGCCGCCTGGTCGAAACGCCGGAGGCTGTGGTCCGCATCCAGTCGAGCCAGCGCCCCTTCCAGGTACGCGTCGACGCTCCCGTTAGCACGAACGCCCGGTACCGGGTGGAGGCGCTGGTGGCGGGGCAGGCCGTCGGCACGTACGCGATGCAGGCCGGGGAAGGTATCCAGATCGACAATCCCTACGTCAGTTCCCTTCGCATCGCGCTGGCAGACGCCCCCGAGGCATTACACGAGTCGGCCCTGCCCGAAATGGCTCTTCGTGTCGCCGGCAGTTATCCGAATCCGTTCGCCGATCATACGACCCTGCGGTACGACCTCCACGCCGAGGCCCACGTCCGCATCGAAATTTTCGACGCCCTTGGCCGCCGGGTACACACGATCGAACGTCAGGATGCCGCCGGTGCCGGCCACGAGGCCACGATCGAGAGCGCCAGCTGGCCGGCCGGCCTGTACCTCTACCGGATCGAAGCCGCCTCCGCCGATGGCGTCGCGACCCGGACGGGCCGACTGCTCCTATCCCGCTGACCCGGGACATCAGCCTCAATCGATCCCCAGTTCGAAGCGGCCGCGCAGTTCCTGCACGTACAACCCCACCTCGTTGCGCAGTTCGAATACGCGTTCGTAAAGGACGTTGTACGCCGGCGTGGCCATGTATGGGGCGGATCGCAGTCCGGGCAACAGCTCGAGCGCCGCATTGGCACACTGGAGGGCGCGTTTGGTGCAGGCGATGTATCCGCCGATGTGATCGCGATCCATCCCCAGTCCGTGCCCACGTGCAATATTAGCCGGGATCTGGAGCGTATTGGCGCAGAAATGTACGAATGTAGAGTCCTTCTGATCACCCGGAATACCATCGGACCAGGCCAACACCCGGTTGGCGAGTTTGTATGCGTGCTGATAAACGGGCAGTGCCAGGAGGTCGTCTAATGTCGGCGCGTCGTCGTCCTCATCCCCCTCCTCGAACGAGATGGGATGGCCCGAGCTACGATTCACCCGCTCGTCGTCGTTGCGTAGAAACGCCTCCCACGCATGTTCGTCCCAGATGTCGTCTTCAGGCATCGTCTCACCTCGGGTCGAATAATAGCCCGCCGGCGCT
Above is a window of Rhodothermales bacterium DNA encoding:
- the ileS gene encoding isoleucine--tRNA ligase, with the protein product MPMFKEEKQYDQPALELEMLALWEREQLFARSIAARRDAPTFTFYEGPPTANGRPGIHHVLARTIKDTFCRYKTMKGYRVERKAGWDTHGLPVEIEVEKALGLEGRHQVEAYGIEKYNVACRESVLKYKAQWDELTTRMGYWVDLDHPYVTFKNEYIESVWWLLKQIYEKGLLYKGYKIQWYSPGSTTVLSSHEVSLGYKEVQDPSVYVRFKEIGAEDTYFLAWTTTPWTLISNAGLAVGPKIEYVTFRQTAADQPQERLIVARARASVLPESYVEESSCTGRELVGRRYEPLFDYFMGEAGADRAWRVVEADFVSTDDGTGIVHMAPAFGAEDFEVGRKQGLPMFNPVTVDGVFDERAVLVAGLWFKDADKVINRQLKEQGLLFRQDSYLHNYPHDWRKGTPLMSYPVESWFIRTTAVKERMIELNEQINWQPRQIGEGRFGEWLKNNVDWALSRRRYWGTPLPIWQSDYPGSTYIEVIGSVAELRAKCGDQLPADDALDLHRPFVDRFTWPAPDGGTMRRVPDLIDVWFDSGAMPFAQWHYPFENKEQFEQNFPADFIAEGVDQTRGWFYTLHAIATLVMDEKAFKNVVVNGLLLDEKGEKMSKTKGNAVDPFAALAKHGADPVRWYMMSNSPPWEDLKFSERGLGDAQRRFFGTLQNVFAFFATYANIDGFTYAGERIPVAARTELDRWVMSRLNTTIATVDAAYAEYNPTRAARAIEGFVEALSNWYVRRSRRRFWSAKAGESGDGADKQAAYQTVYECLEAVARLMSPIAPFFGDWLYRALNDATGRSPQASVHLALLPEVERTAVDEGLEQRMALAQTISSIVLALRNAAGINVRQPLPRIMVVTGPAAAEAMVERVRAIILDEVNVKQIEYVSGSSRVVKRAAKANFKALGKRLGGDMKEAAARIRSLNEEEISRFLEEGTISLDISGRPIPFEGEDIEIVSEGIDGWLVEQEDGVTVALDTAISEDLLVEGLARESVNRIQNMRKAADFEVTDRIQVQYSASSRLAQAIARQAHWIRNETLAASLEEALHPAGVLVESFSIGEETLTLAVDRMA
- a CDS encoding kelch repeat-containing protein, translating into MPLRVYRPAPVVPTALLCFLVLFIALPAARAQESTGAWSTVNTTNSPTERHENAFAEVNGKLYLIGGRGVKRVQIFNPATNVWTDGANPPFQMHHFQAVVRGDLIYIVGAYTGTCCDSEYGVDHVYYYNTANNTWNESHEVPANRRRGSAGAVLHNDKIYLVGGIEGGHGSPASGYTWFDEYDPVTGQWKVLPDAPRKRDHAHAVVYNNKLYLTGGRDTSNPKFTSANIGEVDIYNFATGTWSTLSTSHNLPTLRGGTTSVLYNGEILVMGGESSKQTLAHDETEAFDPVAQIWRTLAPLNVGRHGTQAVVFDNAVFIAAGSAQQGGAPELDSIERFDNASTNTTTVELSLRSGWNLMGLPLDPVDRSSDAVFADVALSDVPMTWGDAEAYIGHPELSVGTAYWVHVDGPAQTQNVSGQPIDAIQIPLESGWNMIAGPTCDDVVLRGISTDPVASIVTETLYGWDDVYTPAYTTTFPRGRLDQGVGYWVFANKDALLTLDCGTGKMAEEAPAVAEDLDAFHHLDITDAGGRNGRLFFGAVLATHDAADSYRLPPRPDARHFDVRFSTNSRLVETPEAVVRIQSSQRPFQVRVDAPVSTNARYRVEALVAGQAVGTYAMQAGEGIQIDNPYVSSLRIALADAPEALHESALPEMALRVAGSYPNPFADHTTLRYDLHAEAHVRIEIFDALGRRVHTIERQDAAGAGHEATIESASWPAGLYLYRIEAASADGVATRTGRLLLSR
- a CDS encoding molecular chaperone DnaK, whose amino-acid sequence is MEKIDTPIVAKSALNDEDLRHFEDLLMQRRASAMDDVDRMRATLQDAREQSENDTAYSFHMADAGTDAMEREKLYLMIARQQKYVSYLDRALERIKNKTYGICKITGNPISKERLEAVPHTEISIEAKLKQRK